In the genome of Carnobacterium pleistocenium FTR1, one region contains:
- a CDS encoding ammonium transporter: MFSSVDTLWVIVGTVLVFFMQAGFAMVETGFTRAKNAGNIIMKNLMDFVLGSLMYWIIGFGVMFGPSIAGLIGTPDLFVQGNYDTTIPGYVFLMFQTVFAATAATIVSGAMAERTKFSAYLVYTLIISTVVYPISGHWIWGGGWLAQLGFIDFAGSTAVHMVGGVTALIGAKIVGARIGKYDEEGKVKAIPGHSLTLGALGVFILWFAWFGFNGASTISATGDESLTLIGTILLNTNLSAATATLVAMIITWVKYGKPDISMTLNGSLAGLVGITAGCAIVSPFGAVAIGALSAVALVYGIEFVEKKAKIDDPVGAFGVHGISGALGTILVGVFATDGGLLYGGGFNLLGIQALGVGSVAAWVAVTMIITFKLVDKTIGLRVTPEEEIVGMDISEHGLESSYGDFVTVPFGQKPVFQGVKFGNQEPSLAFAGIDAIPINDQTVEVQQQPAYAKSSDSIKGKEDTTLMKVDIITNETKFEDLKKALNTIGVTGMTVTKVQGYGVQKGHTAYYRGVEIEADLLPKIRLEIVVSKIPVSLVIETARKALYTGKVGDGKIFVYNVEDVVRVSSGVQGFEALEYEEEKKK; this comes from the coding sequence ATGTTTTCATCAGTAGATACATTATGGGTAATCGTTGGAACTGTTTTAGTCTTTTTTATGCAAGCTGGTTTTGCAATGGTCGAGACAGGATTCACTAGAGCAAAAAATGCAGGCAATATCATTATGAAGAATTTAATGGACTTTGTACTCGGTTCTTTAATGTATTGGATCATTGGATTTGGGGTCATGTTTGGTCCAAGTATAGCAGGTTTGATTGGAACGCCTGATTTGTTTGTACAAGGGAATTACGATACAACTATTCCAGGATATGTATTCTTGATGTTCCAAACGGTTTTTGCAGCAACGGCAGCAACGATTGTCTCTGGGGCAATGGCGGAAAGAACAAAATTTAGTGCGTACTTAGTTTATACCTTGATTATATCTACTGTCGTTTATCCTATTTCTGGACATTGGATTTGGGGCGGAGGATGGTTAGCTCAATTAGGCTTTATCGATTTTGCTGGTTCAACAGCTGTCCATATGGTTGGAGGAGTAACGGCACTAATTGGAGCGAAGATTGTTGGAGCAAGAATTGGAAAATACGATGAAGAAGGAAAAGTAAAAGCAATCCCAGGTCATAGTTTAACTTTAGGAGCACTAGGGGTTTTCATTCTTTGGTTTGCTTGGTTTGGATTTAATGGAGCCTCAACGATTTCAGCAACAGGAGATGAATCATTGACTCTTATTGGAACGATTCTTTTAAATACGAATTTATCAGCAGCGACGGCTACATTGGTGGCGATGATAATAACGTGGGTGAAATATGGCAAACCAGATATTTCGATGACACTAAACGGCTCATTAGCTGGCTTAGTTGGAATTACTGCAGGTTGTGCAATTGTTTCACCATTTGGAGCCGTAGCTATTGGAGCTCTTTCTGCTGTTGCTTTAGTTTATGGAATCGAATTTGTTGAAAAGAAAGCTAAAATTGATGATCCTGTTGGAGCCTTTGGGGTTCATGGAATCTCTGGAGCTTTGGGAACCATTTTAGTCGGAGTCTTTGCAACTGACGGAGGGTTACTTTATGGTGGTGGGTTTAATCTCTTAGGAATTCAAGCTTTAGGCGTGGGTTCGGTAGCCGCTTGGGTAGCTGTAACTATGATTATTACTTTTAAACTGGTTGATAAAACGATTGGATTACGGGTAACTCCAGAAGAAGAAATTGTTGGTATGGATATTTCCGAACATGGTTTAGAATCAAGTTATGGTGATTTTGTTACCGTTCCTTTTGGTCAAAAACCTGTATTCCAAGGGGTTAAATTTGGCAATCAAGAACCTAGTTTAGCTTTTGCTGGTATAGATGCTATTCCTATTAACGATCAAACGGTTGAAGTGCAACAGCAACCGGCTTATGCTAAGTCATCTGATTCAATTAAAGGAAAAGAAGATACCACATTAATGAAAGTAGATATTATAACGAATGAGACTAAATTTGAAGATTTGAAAAAAGCTTTAAATACGATTGGCGTCACAGGCATGACAGTGACAAAAGTACAAGGGTACGGCGTGCAAAAGGGACATACCGCTTATTATAGAGGAGTGGAAATAGAAGCCGATCTATTGCCAAAAATACGATTAGAAATAGTTGTGAGTAAAATTCCAGTCTCTTTAGTTATCGAAACAGCTAGAAAAGCCTTGTATACTGGAAAAGTTGGGGATGGAAAGATTTTTGTTTACAATGTTGAAGATGTTGTTCGAGTCAGTTCTGGGGTTCAAGGATTTGAGGCACTAGAATACGAAGAGGAGAAGAAAAAATAA
- the floA gene encoding flotillin-like protein FloA (flotillin-like protein involved in membrane lipid rafts), whose translation MFPNTENTTDWIGFLFIAIIVIIVISLFFRFVPVGLWVTAYFSGVKVSIGTLVGMRLRRVAPQDIIRPLIKATKAGLDIDINELEAHYLAGGDINQVINALIAAQRANIDLIFKQAAAIDLAGRNVFEAVQVSVNPKVIETPVIAAMAMNGIEVKARAKVTVRANIERLVGGAGEETIIARVGEGIVTTVGSAAKHTDVLENPDSISKTVLRKGLDSGTAFEILSIDIADIDVGRNIGASLQMEQAQADKNIAQAKAEERRSMAIAQEQEMIAEVQKMRARVVEAEAEVPLALAEAFRSGNIGVMDYYNMKNINADTKMRNSISGSTERESDQ comes from the coding sequence ATGTTCCCAAATACTGAAAACACAACAGACTGGATAGGATTTCTATTCATAGCCATTATCGTTATCATTGTCATTAGCTTATTTTTCCGTTTTGTACCCGTTGGATTATGGGTAACAGCTTATTTCTCAGGTGTTAAAGTCAGCATAGGGACACTTGTTGGAATGCGACTAAGACGTGTAGCTCCACAAGATATCATCCGCCCGCTGATCAAAGCAACAAAAGCTGGTTTAGATATTGATATCAACGAATTAGAAGCCCATTATTTAGCCGGTGGTGACATCAATCAAGTTATTAATGCTTTGATTGCCGCACAACGTGCAAATATTGATTTAATTTTCAAACAAGCTGCTGCAATTGATTTAGCAGGAAGAAACGTTTTTGAAGCTGTTCAAGTCAGTGTTAACCCTAAAGTGATTGAAACACCTGTCATTGCTGCTATGGCAATGAATGGTATCGAAGTTAAAGCGCGTGCTAAAGTAACCGTTCGTGCAAATATCGAACGCTTAGTTGGTGGAGCTGGTGAAGAAACGATTATTGCTCGTGTTGGTGAAGGAATCGTAACAACTGTTGGTAGTGCAGCAAAACATACAGATGTGTTAGAAAATCCGGATTCTATCTCAAAAACGGTTTTAAGAAAAGGACTAGATTCTGGTACTGCATTTGAAATTCTTTCAATTGATATCGCTGATATCGATGTTGGCCGTAATATTGGTGCCAGCTTACAAATGGAGCAAGCTCAAGCAGACAAAAATATTGCACAAGCAAAAGCTGAAGAAAGACGCTCAATGGCGATTGCACAAGAACAAGAAATGATAGCTGAAGTTCAAAAAATGCGTGCTCGCGTTGTTGAAGCTGAAGCTGAAGTACCTTTAGCCTTAGCTGAAGCATTCAGATCTGGTAATATAGGTGTTATGGATTATTACAACATGAAAAATATTAATGCCGATACTAAAATGAGAAACTCTATTTCCGGTTCTACAGAGAGAGAAAGTGATCAATAA
- a CDS encoding NfeD family protein, translating to MNILEILLLTVGFIGIVIAALTPQSTIGGLLALASFGGYFYMNSLENWVPIIIFVIGICLLIFEVFIPDFGVAGIIGFFLIIGGVYLTNNDFASTLRDLSIAVVASSFLVIMLVRRGYSLAHLEKIVLKNNLDKKSGFSSNTDASSYLGKTGSTTTPLRPSGKVRFEDSELDVLSTGEHIDTNVLVVVTKVEGYKIIVRRVD from the coding sequence GTGAATATATTGGAAATTCTATTATTAACGGTTGGTTTTATTGGCATAGTGATAGCCGCACTAACGCCTCAATCTACTATTGGAGGACTTTTGGCATTAGCAAGTTTTGGAGGTTATTTTTATATGAACAGTCTCGAGAATTGGGTTCCAATTATTATTTTTGTTATAGGAATTTGTTTGCTCATTTTCGAAGTTTTTATACCAGACTTTGGCGTAGCAGGCATCATCGGTTTTTTCTTAATTATTGGTGGCGTTTATTTAACCAACAATGATTTTGCGTCAACATTGCGTGATCTAAGCATCGCCGTGGTGGCTTCTTCATTTTTGGTCATCATGTTAGTACGAAGAGGCTACTCGCTAGCTCATTTAGAAAAAATTGTCTTAAAAAATAATTTGGACAAAAAAAGTGGTTTTTCAAGCAACACTGATGCTTCTAGTTATTTAGGAAAAACTGGATCAACGACCACACCTCTTAGACCGTCTGGAAAAGTACGGTTTGAAGATTCAGAACTAGATGTTCTCAGCACTGGTGAACATATAGATACTAATGTTTTAGTGGTAGTAACAAAAGTAGAAGGATATAAAATTATTGTTAGGAGAGTGGATTAA
- the glgB gene encoding 1,4-alpha-glucan branching protein GlgB, whose amino-acid sequence MTNNSVDEEIKNNLEKELYLFNTGEHFDSYLTMGCKQENYEGKVGFRFTVWAPNAKSVSLVGDFSDWHVGIEMERIGETGCWTVFSELAMERQCYKYRIEQPDGTVKLKIDPYALEFEVRPKDASIVKKLPEKKWKDGLWTANKKRFSIYERPLNIYEVHLSSWKHHEDDTWYTIPELQNELIPYVKKMGYTHIEFMPLMEHPLDASWGYQLTGYYALSSKFGTMEEFQNFVEAAHLANIGVLMDWVPGHFNRNDYGMVYFDGTPQYEYLDKNKAENNRWGTMNFDLGKNQVQSFLISNAFYWIEQFHLDGLRVDAVSSMLYLDYDIGEWIPNEDGSNHNKVGVEFIKKLNQKVFERHPNLLMIAEESTAWSKVTKPVHMGGLGFNYKWNMGWMNDTLKFFEMDPLFRKDNFNLITFSFMYTFNENFILPFSHDEVVHGKKSLMHKMPGDRYNQFASLRTLEAYMMVHPGKKLNFMGNDFGQFLEWRIHEGLEWQNLDDEMNAKHLHFMESLNQLYKMERALWEIDHQAEGIQIFAVDNDETILSFIRKGKKPRDFVIVICNFVPVERKNYKVGVPFEGLYEECLNTEMSEYGGVWTKDQGPLKTVKETTDQQDHTIELIIPAMSVLILRPKRIFGVPKN is encoded by the coding sequence GTGACGAATAATTCGGTAGACGAAGAAATAAAAAATAATCTTGAAAAAGAGTTGTATTTATTTAATACAGGAGAACATTTTGATAGTTACCTGACTATGGGATGCAAACAAGAGAATTATGAAGGAAAAGTTGGTTTTCGATTTACTGTGTGGGCTCCTAATGCAAAAAGTGTTAGCTTAGTAGGAGATTTTTCAGATTGGCATGTAGGCATTGAAATGGAAAGAATAGGTGAGACAGGTTGCTGGACAGTCTTTAGTGAGCTGGCTATGGAAAGACAATGCTATAAGTACCGGATAGAACAACCTGATGGGACGGTAAAATTGAAAATCGATCCTTATGCGCTTGAATTCGAAGTGAGGCCAAAGGATGCTTCAATTGTAAAAAAACTGCCTGAAAAGAAATGGAAAGATGGTTTATGGACAGCAAATAAAAAACGGTTCTCTATCTATGAACGACCGTTAAATATTTATGAAGTACACCTCAGTTCATGGAAACATCATGAAGATGATACATGGTACACCATTCCTGAACTACAAAATGAATTGATTCCTTATGTAAAAAAGATGGGTTATACACATATTGAATTTATGCCCCTGATGGAACACCCCTTAGATGCGTCTTGGGGATATCAACTGACAGGCTATTATGCGTTATCTTCAAAATTTGGCACGATGGAAGAGTTTCAAAATTTTGTAGAAGCTGCTCATCTTGCAAATATTGGAGTGCTGATGGACTGGGTTCCAGGTCATTTTAATCGCAATGATTATGGTATGGTTTATTTTGATGGAACACCACAATATGAATATCTAGATAAGAACAAAGCTGAAAATAATCGATGGGGCACAATGAACTTTGATTTAGGAAAAAATCAGGTTCAAAGCTTTTTGATTTCTAACGCTTTTTATTGGATCGAACAATTCCATTTAGATGGTTTAAGAGTCGATGCTGTATCAAGCATGCTATATCTAGATTATGATATTGGTGAGTGGATACCTAATGAAGATGGAAGTAATCACAACAAAGTAGGCGTTGAATTTATAAAAAAATTGAACCAAAAGGTATTTGAACGGCATCCGAACTTATTAATGATTGCTGAGGAAAGTACAGCATGGTCAAAAGTCACAAAGCCTGTTCACATGGGCGGATTAGGCTTTAATTATAAATGGAATATGGGTTGGATGAATGACACATTGAAATTTTTTGAAATGGACCCCTTATTCCGTAAAGATAATTTTAACTTAATCACCTTTTCATTTATGTATACCTTCAATGAAAATTTTATTTTGCCCTTTTCTCATGATGAAGTTGTTCATGGAAAGAAATCATTGATGCATAAAATGCCAGGTGATCGCTACAACCAATTTGCAAGTTTACGGACATTAGAAGCTTACATGATGGTTCATCCGGGTAAGAAGTTGAATTTCATGGGCAACGATTTTGGTCAATTTCTAGAATGGCGTATCCATGAAGGCTTAGAATGGCAAAATTTGGATGATGAAATGAATGCCAAGCACTTACACTTTATGGAGTCTTTAAATCAATTATATAAAATGGAGCGAGCTTTATGGGAAATAGATCATCAAGCAGAGGGCATTCAAATTTTTGCTGTTGATAATGATGAGACCATTTTATCGTTCATTCGTAAGGGGAAAAAACCGCGTGACTTTGTGATCGTCATTTGTAATTTTGTTCCAGTTGAACGTAAAAATTATAAAGTCGGAGTGCCCTTTGAAGGTCTATATGAAGAATGTTTAAACACTGAGATGAGTGAGTACGGTGGGGTCTGGACGAAAGATCAAGGTCCGTTAAAGACAGTGAAAGAAACCACTGACCAACAAGACCACACGATTGAGTTAATTATACCAGCAATGAGCGTTTTGATTTTAAGGCCAAAAAGAATTTTTGGAGTACCAAAAAATTAA
- a CDS encoding glucose-1-phosphate adenylyltransferase produces the protein MKKTETLAMILAGGQGTRLGKLTRDIAKPAVPFGGKYRIIDFALSNCANSGIKNVGVVTQYQPLELNTHVGNGESWGLNTHDGGATILQPYSSVDGEKWFNGTAHAIYQNIDFISRYNPEYLLVLSGDHIYKMDYQDMIEFHKEKKAALTVGVIPVPIEEAPRFGIMNTDQTDRIIEFEEKPTEPKSNLASMGIYIFDWPMLKNYLIDNHAKNRTMEDFGKDVIPAYLRNSENVFAYAFKDYWKDVGTIESLWEANMEFLDPNHALNIRDSSWRIYTRNSSAPPQFLTKTSKVADSMVADGCYIAGEVNHSILSPNVKIGKNSTVKDSLIMANVIIGENVTINCAIIGENARIHDGAQLNGDEKNITVVGYAEEVGGLKDED, from the coding sequence ATGAAAAAAACAGAGACATTAGCTATGATTTTAGCAGGAGGACAAGGAACAAGGCTTGGAAAGTTGACCAGAGATATAGCTAAACCAGCTGTCCCCTTTGGTGGAAAGTATCGAATCATTGATTTTGCTTTAAGTAATTGTGCGAATTCTGGTATCAAAAATGTTGGTGTGGTGACTCAGTATCAGCCACTTGAATTAAATACGCATGTCGGTAATGGAGAGAGCTGGGGGTTAAATACGCATGATGGTGGTGCGACTATTCTCCAACCTTATTCAAGCGTCGATGGTGAAAAATGGTTTAATGGGACAGCACATGCGATTTATCAAAATATTGATTTTATTAGTCGTTATAATCCTGAGTATCTTTTAGTGCTTTCTGGAGACCATATTTATAAAATGGACTATCAAGATATGATTGAATTTCATAAAGAAAAAAAGGCGGCTTTAACAGTAGGTGTTATTCCAGTTCCTATCGAAGAAGCTCCACGTTTTGGAATCATGAATACAGATCAGACAGATCGAATCATTGAATTTGAAGAAAAGCCAACTGAACCTAAAAGTAATTTAGCTTCAATGGGTATTTACATTTTTGATTGGCCTATGCTGAAAAATTATCTTATTGACAACCATGCTAAAAATCGGACAATGGAAGATTTCGGAAAAGATGTTATTCCAGCTTATTTGCGAAATAGTGAAAATGTATTTGCTTATGCATTCAAAGACTATTGGAAAGACGTTGGAACGATTGAAAGTCTTTGGGAAGCGAATATGGAATTTTTAGATCCAAATCATGCCTTGAATATAAGAGACTCTTCATGGAGGATTTATACACGAAATTCTTCTGCTCCACCACAATTTTTGACTAAAACATCAAAAGTTGCAGATTCGATGGTTGCAGATGGTTGTTATATTGCAGGTGAAGTCAACCATTCAATTTTATCACCTAATGTTAAAATCGGGAAAAATTCTACGGTCAAAGATAGTTTGATTATGGCTAATGTAATAATAGGAGAGAATGTAACTATCAATTGTGCCATTATCGGCGAAAATGCACGAATCCATGATGGAGCACAACTCAATGGAGACGAAAAAAATATTACGGTTGTCGGCTATGCAGAAGAGGTAGGAGGGTTAAAAGATGAAGACTAA
- the glgD gene encoding glucose-1-phosphate adenylyltransferase subunit GlgD, whose amino-acid sequence MKTNEQLCAVVNLDESESKLMPLTKRRAVAALPFGSRYRLIDFPLSSLYSAEVNSVALFVRGSARALLDHVRSGYPWGMESTVGGGLFIHSGAEFKEALEKLESDQISSYYQDQIDFVQQSKKGYVIVMGSKMLCNVDIKAVLRSHIANKADITVVYKNVSREFCLPNSIDNCLSFEIEGESKLVDLLPASELPKEATKVAIGMGIAIMKKDKFIELTTEAANNRIKGDINVLIKHSLKKNIVHGYEYTGYLKHIETISSYYEANMDLLDEDNYNALFYRSQPVITKVKNGAPTYYSKEADITNSQFASDCVIDGIVEDSIVFRKVTIEKTAIVRHSLIMQGSKIAEGAELDYVILDKGVKIGPGVKLKGTKENPLVVEKNREITVEKGI is encoded by the coding sequence ATGAAGACTAATGAACAGTTATGCGCAGTTGTGAATCTAGATGAATCAGAATCAAAATTAATGCCCTTAACAAAAAGAAGAGCAGTTGCAGCATTGCCATTTGGCTCACGGTATAGGCTGATTGATTTTCCTCTTTCCAGTTTGTATAGTGCAGAAGTCAATTCAGTTGCATTATTCGTAAGAGGTAGTGCCAGAGCATTACTGGATCATGTAAGAAGCGGATACCCTTGGGGAATGGAGTCGACTGTTGGTGGTGGTTTATTCATTCACTCAGGAGCTGAATTCAAAGAAGCTTTAGAAAAATTAGAATCAGACCAAATCAGTAGTTATTATCAAGATCAAATTGATTTTGTTCAACAGTCTAAAAAAGGATATGTCATTGTTATGGGCAGTAAAATGCTTTGTAATGTAGATATAAAGGCTGTTTTAAGAAGCCATATCGCAAACAAAGCGGATATTACTGTGGTCTATAAAAATGTTTCAAGAGAATTTTGCTTACCGAATTCAATTGATAATTGTTTATCCTTTGAAATAGAAGGAGAAAGTAAATTAGTTGATTTACTTCCTGCAAGCGAACTTCCAAAAGAAGCGACAAAAGTGGCTATCGGAATGGGCATTGCGATTATGAAAAAGGATAAATTTATCGAATTAACAACTGAAGCAGCAAATAACAGAATAAAAGGGGATATTAACGTTTTAATTAAACACAGTTTGAAAAAAAATATTGTACATGGCTATGAGTATACGGGCTATTTGAAACATATTGAAACCATTTCAAGTTATTATGAAGCAAATATGGATCTACTTGATGAAGATAATTACAATGCATTATTTTATCGTAGCCAGCCGGTTATTACAAAAGTGAAAAATGGCGCACCAACGTATTATTCAAAAGAAGCAGACATTACTAATTCACAGTTTGCCAGCGATTGTGTAATAGATGGCATAGTTGAGGATTCCATTGTTTTCCGTAAAGTTACAATTGAGAAAACAGCAATCGTCAGACATTCCTTGATTATGCAAGGCAGTAAAATTGCTGAGGGAGCAGAATTAGATTACGTTATTTTAGATAAGGGTGTTAAAATTGGTCCAGGAGTTAAATTAAAGGGGACTAAAGAAAATCCATTAGTCGTTGAAAAAAATCGTGAAATCACTGTTGAAAAGGGGATTTGA
- the glgA gene encoding glycogen synthase GlgA — MKVLFAAAECAPFFKTGGLGDVAGALPKELKNQGIDVRVVLPLYSTMPQKYKDQLEDVVQFEVKVGWRSQYCGIKKLEKDEVVYYFVDNLYYFDRPSIYGFEDDGERFAFFSQAICEMLEKIAFIPDVLHVNDWHTSIIPVLLKDKYQWIKNYQSIKTILTIHNLQFQGIYDQVVLSDLYGIGYNTFHEHGLKYYDQINCLKGGIFYADQITTVSPTYAQEIQTPQFGENLDGVLRYNNYKLKGILNGIDYEVFDPETDDVIPAHFSAEKLAGKTLNKIALQERVGLPVNKDIALMSMVSRLTTQKGCDLLREQLEELMHRNIQILILGTGEKEYEDSFNYFNWKYPEKFKIIVDFDVALAQHIYAGSDLFIMPSVFEPCGLSQLNSLRYGTLPIVHETGGLKDTVQPFNPLTGKGTGFSFYDFRSAVMVETIDRALTVYYDEPKIWGSLIKQAMAQDFSWKKSTKEYRQIYTAVLKA, encoded by the coding sequence ATGAAAGTATTATTTGCTGCGGCGGAATGTGCCCCTTTCTTTAAGACCGGCGGATTAGGTGATGTCGCAGGTGCGTTGCCAAAAGAGCTGAAAAATCAAGGCATAGATGTACGTGTGGTATTGCCTTTATATAGCACGATGCCTCAAAAATACAAAGATCAATTAGAAGATGTCGTTCAGTTTGAAGTAAAAGTTGGTTGGAGAAGCCAATATTGCGGCATTAAAAAATTGGAAAAAGATGAGGTTGTCTATTATTTTGTTGATAACCTTTATTACTTTGATCGTCCAAGTATTTATGGTTTTGAAGATGATGGCGAACGGTTTGCCTTTTTCTCACAAGCCATTTGTGAAATGCTAGAAAAAATAGCCTTTATTCCAGATGTATTGCATGTAAATGATTGGCATACTTCCATTATTCCAGTCTTGCTAAAAGATAAATACCAATGGATAAAAAATTATCAATCAATCAAAACAATTTTAACGATCCATAATCTACAATTTCAAGGAATCTATGATCAAGTCGTATTGTCTGATTTATATGGCATTGGGTACAATACCTTTCATGAACATGGGTTGAAATATTATGATCAGATCAACTGTTTGAAAGGTGGTATCTTTTACGCAGATCAAATCACTACGGTCAGTCCAACGTATGCGCAAGAAATACAGACGCCTCAATTTGGTGAAAATCTAGATGGTGTATTACGATACAACAACTATAAATTAAAAGGTATTTTAAATGGAATCGATTATGAGGTCTTTGATCCTGAAACAGATGATGTCATTCCAGCACATTTTTCTGCTGAAAAATTAGCAGGAAAAACACTTAACAAAATAGCTTTGCAAGAACGTGTGGGCTTGCCTGTAAATAAAGATATAGCTTTAATGTCTATGGTTAGTCGTTTAACTACTCAAAAGGGCTGCGATTTATTAAGAGAGCAACTAGAAGAATTAATGCACCGAAACATTCAAATTCTGATTTTAGGTACAGGAGAAAAAGAATACGAAGATAGTTTCAATTACTTTAATTGGAAATACCCAGAAAAATTTAAAATAATTGTTGATTTTGATGTAGCTTTGGCGCAACACATTTATGCTGGAAGTGATTTATTCATCATGCCTTCAGTGTTTGAACCTTGCGGACTTTCTCAATTGAACTCGCTTCGCTATGGTACATTACCAATCGTTCATGAAACAGGCGGATTAAAAGATACAGTACAACCGTTCAATCCTCTTACAGGTAAAGGGACAGGATTCAGTTTTTATGATTTTCGTTCAGCTGTTATGGTTGAGACGATTGATCGTGCTTTGACTGTTTACTATGATGAACCCAAAATATGGGGTTCATTGATAAAGCAAGCTATGGCACAAGATTTTAGCTGGAAGAAGTCAACTAAGGAATATAGACAAATCTATACAGCAGTACTTAAGGCGTAA